The region TCATGAAACCGTACAACCCGCTTGAGCTGACGCAGATCGTTACCGAACACATCAGACCTACCCCCTGGAGCGAAACGAACGGAGACCTTTCATGAATGAACACATCCTGATTGTCGATGACGAGGAAATGATCAGAGAACTGCTTGCCTCGGCCCTCCTCCAGGAAGGCTATGCCTGCCACCTGGCAGCCAACGTGGATGAGGCGTTCACCATTCTGAGCGAACACCCGATCGTACTGGTCATATCCGACATCATGATGCCGGGCAGAAGCGGCGTCGATCTGCTGCGGGACATCAAGAAGGTCGATGCCGACATCGCGGTGCTGATGGTCACCGGGCTCTCCGACATGAACACCGCGCTGGAGTTCATCCACCTCGGCGCGGACGATTACATCTCCAAGCCCTTCAGCATCAACCGCGTGTTCCTGACGGTCAAGAACCTCCTGGAGAAGCGCAATCTGGCCATCGAAAAGAAAAACTACCAGATAAGCCTCGAATTCAAGGTCCTGGAACAGACCGAACAGATTCGCCGCACCATGAACGAGTTGCATAAAGCCTATGACCACACCCTGACCGCCCTGGTCAAGGCCCTGGACGCCCGGGAAAAAGAGGTCGGCTCCCATTCGGAGCGGGTGATGAACTACACCTCGCTCATGGCCGCCAAGTTGGGTATCCATGGCAACGATCTCGAACAGCTGGCCAAGGGGGCACTGCTCCACGACATCGGCAAGATCGGCATTTCGGACAATATCCTGCTCAAGCCGGGCGCGCTGAACGACAGCGAATGGGTCGAGATGCGCCGCCATCCCCAGGTGGGCTATGCCATCCTGTCCGAAATCGGATTTCTGAAGGGCCCGGCCGAGATCATTCTCACCCATCACGAGCGTTTCGACGGCACCGGGTATCCCAAGGGGCTCAAAGGCGAACAGATCCCCATCGGTTCGCGGATCTTCGCCGTGGTGGACACCCTGGACGCCATGACCTCGGACCGCCCCTACCGGAAGGCGCTCCCGTTCGATGCCGTCACCAGCGAGGTGCGCACCTTCCGCGGCAGCCAGTTCGATCCCGACATCGCCGACCTCTTTCTTTCCCTGACCCGCAGCCAGTGGGAAGAGTGCGCCGGCAAAAACTTTATCTGACGCCATGAGATTGTACGGAAAGAGGGGAACGGCATGAGCCATTCCCCTCTTTTTTTCGTTCCAGCACCTGTCCCCGGGCGGGCGCTTCCGGTCAGTCGTCCTCCCAGCCCCCGTCCAGATCATCGTCGTCCCGGTCGTCCAGGGCATCATCCTCGCCATAGACATCCTCATCCAGGTCGTCCCCGTCCTCCTGGCCTTCGGGCCGGTAGGAGCCAACCGCCGCAGGGCGCGTGTCGTCCTTTTCGGAGATGCGTTCGAAGCGCACCAGCAGATCCTCGTTGGTGCAGAAACGGTCCTGCTTGTAATCGCACCGCTCCCGCTCGCACAGATCGAACAGCTGGATCTCGCTGCACAGCCGCTGTACCGGTTTTCCCGTTACGCTTTCCTCGATGTCGTCTTTGCCCGGCACGACCCGCCTCCCCTTAGTGTTCTTCACGGTTGCTTCACTTGTTCTCTCAAGCCCCCTGCGTACGGCTCTTGGGGACTAGGCATGGCCGCCATTCAGGAACTCTCCGGCCTTTTCCACATCCTCGCGGCTCCCGATGTAAACCGGGGCGCGCTGGTCCAGACCTTCCGGCATGATGTCCAGGATGGGAATCGTGCCGTTGGTGGCGGCTCCGCCAGCCTGTTCGATGAGATACGCCATGGGGTTGAGTTCGAACAGCAGGCGCAGTTTGCCGTTGGGGCTGTCCGTGAGGGACGGGTACATGAAGATCCCCTTCCCTTTCATCAGCACCTGGTTGATATCCGGTACAAAGCCGCCGGAATAACGCAATTTCGAGCCTTTGTCCTCCAGGTGGCGGATGAAGAGTTCGTTTTCTTCCGTGTATTTCTTGCGCAGACCGCCCGGGGCGTAGATATCCCCGCTCGGTTTCATCCGGACGTTCTCCCTGGTCAGGGTGAACTCCATCAACTGGTTCATAGTAAATTCGTAGACCCCCTTGCCGATGGAGTAAACCAGGGAAACCCGCGGCCCGTAGAGGATATACATGGCGCCGACCATCTTGCGCCCCGGCTGGAGCAGGTCGCACCCCTGATAGATGCCCACAATGGTACCCACGGCCAGGTTCACATCCACCAGGGATGAACCGTCCAGGGGATCGTACGCCACCGAGAACATCCCCTGGGGATTGCTGGTGACCTGGTAGATTTCCTCCATCTCCTCGGAAGCGATGTTGCACACCACGCCGGAATGGATCAGGCGCTTGCGCATGATGCGGTCGGAGAGCACGTCCAGGGCCAACTGTTCCTCGCCGTAGAGGTTCGAGGTGCCGGCCACCCCCAGATCGCCGGTACGCACGGCATTGATGACATATTTGCTTGCTTCGGCGATTTCACAGATCAGATGAACCAAATTGTCGCTGATGTTCTGTTCGCGCAGATGCGCGCGCAGATCTATCTGAAATTTGGTTTTTCCTGGTTCGCTGGGCATGCCGACCTCCGCATTGAGTCAAATAATGTGAATGTTGCAACCCTGCAACCATACTGTAATCAGCCGTTTTTAGCAATACTAAAAGCCCGGAGAACCGGGCCTTGACGGCAAAAAAGCTAATGAAAAAGCCGAAGTGGCGAAAAAACAAGATAGGATGAGGCGATGAGGGCAAACAGCAGGTACGACCCCAGCGCAAACGCGGCGAGCCGGCGCTGGGTCGCCGGAATGATGCGCGCAAGGGAGGCGTGGCGCCGAAACGGCGTCAGCGCCCCTGCCCCCAGCCCCGCCACCCCGCCGCCGAAGAGGGTCCCGTAGAAGGCGTATCCCACGTAACCGTACTCCTGCTGCAGCATGCAGAACGGGCAGTGATGGGACGGCAGCTCATAGACGTAGAGGCCGATGAAGGAAACCAGGGATGCGGCGGAAACAACGAACATGACTGCGCTTACGGCGGAAAAGAAATAGCCTCCACGGCCCCGCTTGACGACGTAAAGACTGCTGGCCAGGGCCACGGCCAGGCAGGAGTAGTACACCCATACCATGGGGGCGGCCGGCAACCCGGCGAGGTCCCTGCCGATGCTTCCTGTGCCGGTGCCGAACAGGCTGCCGCAGCAGGACGTGATCACATCCGCGTGCAGCCCCCGGAAATAGCGGTAGTGCACAGAGGTCTCGACGAGCACCAGCGGCGCCAGCAGGGTGACGAGGAGAGCGTATTTGGCCTTGATGAGGGGGTAGTCGTAGCCGCGGGTATCCACATGGTTGATGACCAGCCACACCCCGGCCAGGAGGCAGGTGGCGATCTTCAGGAAAAGCGTCGGATAGCCGTAGCCGTTTGCGTTGAGGCTGCCGGCCGCGCACATGGCGCCGGTAAACTGGCTGTGCAGCGTGTCGGCGGTGAGGATGAACAGAAACAGGGAGAGCGCCTGAAAGGCCAGGGCGTAGCCCAGGATGGACGAAACCAGGTAGGTGCGCCGCTCCAGCCGCACCTGGCGTTCGCTGCCGCTGCGCAGATCCCAGGCGCGCATGATGCCGACCCCGTGCCAGGCCGCAGAGAGCACCATGCCGGCAATCAAAAACGACGAGACCAGGAGCGCCACTATGGCGGGGTGCTGCATCACGATTCCGTCCCGCCGGGGTGGGTGCGGCCGTCCCGCATCTCCACGACCCGGTCGGCCAGGCGGGAATCGCAGGCGATGGGGTCGTGGCTGGCGATCAGCACGGTCTTGCCCTGGGTCTTGAACAGGGCGACGATCTCCATGAACTCCCGGGAAAGCTTGCTGTCCAGGTGTGCGGTCGGTTCGTCGGCGATGATCACCGCCGGGTTGTTGATCAGCGCCCTGGCAATGGCCACCCGCTGAAGTTCGCCGCCCGAAAGCAATTCCACCCGTGACGAGGCGTGGCGCCCTATGGCGAAGAGCTGCAGCAGTTCCCGGGCGCGCGCCTGGAAGACGGCATGGCTTTCAGGGGTCGGATAGGCGGGGAGCATGACGTTCTCCAGCACGGAGATGCCCCGCACCAGATTGAACTGCTGAAAGATGAAGCCGAAGGTGGTGCGCCTGATTTCGGTCAGGAAGCGCTCGGGCAGGCTGGAGATGTCGAAGCCGCCGTCCCCCTCCTGGGGTGCGAGAAATGCCGGGCGGATGCCGTGCAGGCGGATGCGCCCCGAACTGGGGCGGCTCATGCAGCCGACCAGGGAGAGGAGCGTGGTCTTGCCGGAGCCGCTCGGGCCCTTGAAGATCGTAAGCTGCCCCGATCCGATGGTCAGGCTGACGTCGTCGACGGCGGTGAACTGGTTGCTCCTGCCGATGTTGAAGCTCTTGGTCACATGGGAAAGTTCTATCACGGTTACGACCTCATGGCGGCGTCGGGATCGGTGGCGGCCGCCAGCCAGGCGGGAACGATGGTTGCCACGGTATAGGGGAGGACCGTCAGGAAGAAGAGCACGGCCACGTGGTAGCCGTCCACCGCCGGCACCAGCCTGAACTTCGGATAGAGCACGGCCCACCCCTTGAGGGCATGCTCGAACAGCGATGCGGAAAAGAAGAACACATGGCCGTAGGCCAGAAGCGTCCCCAGCAGGAACGCGCTCAGGGAGACCACGATCCCTTCCCAGAACTTGAGATAGAGCACATCTGCCGTTTCCCAGCCGATGGACTTGAGGATGCCGATCTCCCGCCGCTCTTCGGCCGAAAGACCGGTGGCCTTGTCCCAGGCGAAGATGACGAAGGAGAGCACCGCGGCGGCGAGGATAACCACCATCATGCCGCCGCGCCAGTCGAAGATGGCGTCATAGGTCCGCAGCATCTCGCTCTTCAGGATGGGGCGGGTGTCGGGGAAGGCATCCAAAACCTTTGCGGCGATCGTGGCGAGTTCGCGGGGGTTGGCCACGGTGACGGCAAGGTCGGTCGCCTGAGCGGTTGGCAGGTTGAACATCGCCTGGAAATCCTCGGGCGACATGACGATCAGGTCGGCCGCCACCAGATTGGATGCGGCCGGATAGACCCCCTTCACCGTAAGCAGGAGGGGGATGTGGGTCGAGGTGCGCAGCGCCACCATGTCCCCCACCTTCACCCGCTGGCTCCGCGAGACCTCCGCGCCCACGAGGATGCTTCCCGGCTCCACCGC is a window of Geobacter sp. FeAm09 DNA encoding:
- a CDS encoding HD-GYP domain-containing protein produces the protein MNEHILIVDDEEMIRELLASALLQEGYACHLAANVDEAFTILSEHPIVLVISDIMMPGRSGVDLLRDIKKVDADIAVLMVTGLSDMNTALEFIHLGADDYISKPFSINRVFLTVKNLLEKRNLAIEKKNYQISLEFKVLEQTEQIRRTMNELHKAYDHTLTALVKALDAREKEVGSHSERVMNYTSLMAAKLGIHGNDLEQLAKGALLHDIGKIGISDNILLKPGALNDSEWVEMRRHPQVGYAILSEIGFLKGPAEIILTHHERFDGTGYPKGLKGEQIPIGSRIFAVVDTLDAMTSDRPYRKALPFDAVTSEVRTFRGSQFDPDIADLFLSLTRSQWEECAGKNFI
- a CDS encoding class 1 fructose-bisphosphatase, translating into MPSEPGKTKFQIDLRAHLREQNISDNLVHLICEIAEASKYVINAVRTGDLGVAGTSNLYGEEQLALDVLSDRIMRKRLIHSGVVCNIASEEMEEIYQVTSNPQGMFSVAYDPLDGSSLVDVNLAVGTIVGIYQGCDLLQPGRKMVGAMYILYGPRVSLVYSIGKGVYEFTMNQLMEFTLTRENVRMKPSGDIYAPGGLRKKYTEENELFIRHLEDKGSKLRYSGGFVPDINQVLMKGKGIFMYPSLTDSPNGKLRLLFELNPMAYLIEQAGGAATNGTIPILDIMPEGLDQRAPVYIGSREDVEKAGEFLNGGHA
- a CDS encoding ABC transporter ATP-binding protein: MIELSHVTKSFNIGRSNQFTAVDDVSLTIGSGQLTIFKGPSGSGKTTLLSLVGCMSRPSSGRIRLHGIRPAFLAPQEGDGGFDISSLPERFLTEIRRTTFGFIFQQFNLVRGISVLENVMLPAYPTPESHAVFQARARELLQLFAIGRHASSRVELLSGGELQRVAIARALINNPAVIIADEPTAHLDSKLSREFMEIVALFKTQGKTVLIASHDPIACDSRLADRVVEMRDGRTHPGGTES
- a CDS encoding ABC transporter permease gives rise to the protein MPTSLNRHRNIIDFALSSLLRRRMKNLSLMAVYTLVVFVIASLLFFVHAVKREAALVLADAPDMVVQRLMAGRHDLIPAAYTEKIRAIPGVSTVTPRLWGYYYDPVFGANYTIMVPPQPAVEPGSILVGAEVSRSQRVKVGDMVALRTSTHIPLLLTVKGVYPAASNLVAADLIVMSPEDFQAMFNLPTAQATDLAVTVANPRELATIAAKVLDAFPDTRPILKSEMLRTYDAIFDWRGGMMVVILAAAVLSFVIFAWDKATGLSAEERREIGILKSIGWETADVLYLKFWEGIVVSLSAFLLGTLLAYGHVFFFSASLFEHALKGWAVLYPKFRLVPAVDGYHVAVLFFLTVLPYTVATIVPAWLAAATDPDAAMRS